Genomic window (Paenibacillus sp. 37):
TCACCTTCGGGTAAGTCTTCAATAGCTTCAACCTCCAGATTGGTATGAATATCCTGAATGGTTGGGATCATATACGTGTCAAGATTAGTGGTTACATAACGGCTGTCCTGCATGACCGCATCCTCGGTCAACGTGAATCCCAGCGCCATGACACTGCCGCCTTCAATCTGTCCGATATAGCCCATAGGGTTGATAACTGGACCTGCCGCAACAACATGGCGCGTATCCAGCAGCTTGGTTTCTCCGGTCAATGTATTTACTTCCACCTCTGCCGCAACCGCTGCATACGTATACAAATAATGCCCGCCTACCACGTTGTCTGGCGTAGTTGGGTAATCAAACTTTGTATCGAAAATCCATTCATCGGCTTCGCCCTGCGTTGCGAGTTCAGCATACGAAACCACAAAGCCTGATGAGACACTCTCTTTCACCAGGTGTTGAGATAAACCTAAATAACTTTCAGCAGTTTGATCACTTTCATTCCCTATAGCAGACGTTTGTTTTACGCCTTCCAGGGCCAATGTTACTTCCTTCTCACTCTTTCCTGTCCCTTGCACATCTGTTTCTACTTCTGAAGTTTCGGCAGGAAGCTGGCCTTTGCGCCATATTCCCCCAGGCCCTGTCACCAGTTCATCTGCCGGAACGCCGGACATTTCAGACGCGACATCGAGAACACGGGAACGAAATGGAATCTGCAAGCGTTGAAGAGCCATCCATGCCATCGTTGTTGAACGTGAAGCTGTGCTTGATCCGCTGTGTGGCACACGATCCGTATCTCCAATGATGATACTGAGATCCGATGTACTGCATTGGAATAGATCACATAACATAATTTCCAGCGTTGCAACGAGCCCCTGACCAAATTCCTCGTAGCTGAACGCCACCTCAATCTTGCCTTCGTTATTCAGGGACAGACGGCCTCCTGCAGGATCTGGAATGCCATAACCCAGCCCTGCACCGTGCATGGCGATGGCCGCTCCGACACCTCGTTTGATCCACGGCGGCAGAGTAGGATCTGCGGGGGAACTCTGATGTTTTTGCCACAGTTCGGAGCGATCCAATGCCTCCCATACTTGGGACAGTCCATCCGTGACCAGAATGCGTTGATTCAGCGGTCCAGGATCATTTTTTTCCCTCATATTACGCCTGCGGAACTCCCAAGGGTCCATGTTCATGATTGCTGCAAGCCGATCCATCTGGCCTTCCATGGCAAAAATCGCCTGGTTCCCACCAAATCCGCGAAACTCACCCGACAATCCATTATTCGTATACACAGACACACCTTCCACATCCACATTCGGAATGGCGTATGGTCCAAGGCAATGTTCGGTACAGAAGTTCAGCACGGGTGCACCCAGGGTGGCATACGCTCCCGTATCTGCTGTAATACGGACACGATGCGCTTGTATGATACCTTCTCGACTCATACCGGTCTGCATTTCAATCTTCATTGGGTGCCGTTTCAGCCCTGCACGCACGGATTCTTTACGTGAATTATGCATTTTCACAGGACGTCCGCATCTCAAGGCCAGCAGTGCACCATAAGGCTGTACGTTGAGTTCATCTTTTCCGCCAAATGAACCACCAATCGGTGAAGACACCACGCGAATATCTTCTTCAGGACAGCCAATAATGCGCGCAAGCTGCATCCGATCCTTATAACCGTGTTGCGTTGCCGCAAATACATTCAGCCTACCCTCTTCATCCGGGACAAACAGGCCACCTTCTGTCTCCATGTACGCATGCATCTGGCGAGGCGTATAATACGTCTCTGTCACGATATGATCACACGTGGCAAAAGCTTGCTCGGCGTCTCCACGTTTGATCTCCGTCCGATGCAGCACATTACCTGGACCATGCTCATGCAGCTCTGGTGCGCCGGGAGCCAATGCAGCGTCTGTGCTATTCAGCGGAGTGAATTCCTCATACTCTACGCGAATCGCATCCAGCGCAAGTGCCGCACGTTCCGGGGAATCCGCAGCAACCGCTACAATGGCATCCCCAACATAACGGACAATATCCTCGCAGAACACGGGCTGATCCGGGGTTGCTATGCCAAAACGATTCAGACCAGGTACATCTTTGGAGGTCAGAACCGCATAGACACCTTCCAACGCCTCAGCTTCCGAAGTATCTATAGACAATATGCGAGCATACGGATATTCGCTTCGCAATACTCTGCCATGAATCATGTCAGGTAGCGTCATATCCGTCAGATATTGAAGCTGACCTGTTACTTTGGGTGCCCCATCTGGCCGCAGGTGCCAGCGTTTCCCGCTCTGTTTCCGATTCAGCAGCATAATCCTCTCCCCCTTTGCTTGATCCCTTTTATCTATACGTGAAGTGCCTCCCATAGCCCGGCGCCCAGCAGGTTGCCTGCGGTCTGTTTACGATAATGTTCCGTTGCAAATGCATCGCCATAAGTCGTAAATTCGTCAGTCACAGCTGTTGTAAGAGTCGCCGCTTGCATGACAGAAGCTTCGCTGTTAAGAAGCTGTTGTTCTGACTCCAGAAGTCTCATTGCCATGCCTGAGCCCCCGCCTGCAGCAATCGCAATCTTAGTCCAGCGATGATCCGAATCAATTTCACCGTATAACGCAACCGTCACCAGCGATGCACTGAACGTCTCCCGTCGACCCAACTTGCGGTAAAAGGAAACTTCTCGTGCAGCAGGCTTGTGCCCACTGTCCACATCAAGCAGAGAGGACGGTCTCATCGGGATATGAATCGAGATTAATACGTCCCCTGGGTTACGCCTGCCATCCGGTCCACCCTGAAGCCAGGAAGACACACTGCGGATTTCAATTCCGCTATCCGTCAACCAGTGCAGCTCCGCATCATATACAAGCAAAGCAGTCAGTGTATCCCCTACTCCGGACACAATATTCCCGCCAATGGTTGCCACATTACGAATGGAAGGGGCAGCAATTCCATTCACCGCTTCTTGCAGGATCGGCAGTTGATACAGCAACCCTTGTGAAGCACATTCCTTTAATCGGGTCATTGCGCCAATGACGATCTCATCTCCACGATTAGATATCCCTCTCATTTCAGGAACACGAGCCAGGCTTATCATGTGTTCAGGTGCAGGAATCAAGCCTCCTTCCCACTGGGTTCGCAGCAATGTTCCGCCTGCCGTGAAACAACATATCCCCTTGAGTCTACTTCTTAACGTTTGGAGTTCTTGCAGGTTCTCAGGCTGCCATACCGATGGCAATGCTCCAGAACCGTATGCCGGTGTTACCATCGCCGCATCCCCTTTCTCTCTCTTCCATGGGCAGGACATTCAACCGTCTGATCCAGATAATTCTTCAAATCATATGAGAGTTAAGCAGCAACGTCAATTACCTTCACATCGTTTTGGATAAATGTATAAAACCTGTGTTCTATTTGTGCTTGATGCATTATGATCTATCAAAAGCTAACATGAAGTTTCTTTCACCACACGTGAAAAAAAGACAAACAGGCCAACCAGACTGCCTGGCTGACCTCATCATGTAATTAAATTATACATAGTCATTAATCTTCTCCTGTTATATAGTCTGCCTGCCCCGATTCATATACATGATTCAAAATGCGTTCCAATTCCGGTTCTGTATCCGCGTCCCAGAAACTCGTCTCAGACAGTGGTACATGTACTCCTGAATAATTAGCGCTGCGCATAATCTTGCGTGCCCCCTCATCTCCATGCAGAGACAACAGAGGACCGAACATATGGGAGCGAAAAGCAACGGGCGGCTTGCCACCCTCACCGTCGGTAGCTGCCACATAGTCACACAATTTGTGAGTCGCCAGTGCTGTAGTCACCCGATTAATATCCTTCGCTTTTAATAGAGGCTGATCACCCAGCAACATGAGAATGCCCTCCGGTTTGTACTCCATGGCCGACAACACGCCAGAATGAAGAGAATTCGCCATGCCGCAGGCATAGTCTGCACAGACAACAATTCGAAGTCTCGCTGTGGGATGATAGGCATAAGTGGCAGAATCAATCCATTTTACAGGCAGCCATGCCAACGAATCTTCCGGTTTGACCACACAGACCACTTGATCCAGCTCCGAATTCAGCGCAGCTTCCAGTGACCATGCAGCCAGTGACCTCCCGTCTGGCATGACAACCGAGAGTTTATCCCGACCAAGGCGACAACTCTTACCTGCTGCCAGAACTATGCCCGTCATTCGCATGTGCAACGCTTCCCTTCTGCCCCACCTCGGAACTCAAGGAAGAAACCTTATGTTTACATGCGATCAATTCCGCTGCAATGCTGATGGCGATCTGTTCGGGACCGTCCGCCCCGATGCTCAAACCAACGGGAGAATGTACATATTTCAACGGTGGTAAACCATCCAGCAGACGGGCTGTTCGTGTTTTGGAACCCATGATCCCAAGATACGCATACTCACAGTCCACTAACATCTCCAACAGTTCACGTTCGCGGGGGAAATTGTGACTCATCAATATCAAATAATCCCCTTTGGTTACCTTTAACAGAGGCATGATCTCACATGGGAAACCCAGTACGAGTTCGGTTTCAGGGAATCGTTCCGAAGTGCATAAGGACTCTCGCCAATCGGCTACCACTACACGGAATCCTGCGGACCGGGCGAGTCTGGCAACAGGAATAACATCATTTCCGGCTCCGATGATAATCAGGCGAGGTTTGGGTGTGTACTGTGAAGTAAGTTGCTGCGGGAGATCCCAGGGATTCGTTGAAATCGCATCGTTAGTCGGTATATCAGCCTCAGAGATATGTTGTGAATCACCGGACGGAGTGGTAGAGTGAGATCCGTTTGACGTAGCAGGTACCCTTTCAGGCACAAGCGTAAGGCGAGGTATATCGCGAGAATGTTGTGTTAATGCCGTATGTTCATGCTTGATATTCCCACTGCTGTGTTGTACATCAACCTGCAATGAAGTTAGATTATAATATGCCACACGATCATGAGGGGGGACGAGCGAAGGACGCAAGACTGGCTGGTGCCCTTTTTCCGTAGGCTCAATCCGTTTCCATCCATATTGAACCCTTGTGTAATCATCTTGGAACGTTCGGGTTAACGCTGTTGCAGCGCCGGATTGCAAACACTCATGCATCTTCTGCAACGTAGATCGGAGTTCACCACACACTGGTTCAAGCAACACAACAACGAGTCCGCCGCAGCCAATCGTCTCCCCCCAGGACAGATCATCCTCGGGACGCATGTCGTACTCCGCGAATTCCATCTGGTTTGTATCCAGCACATGGCTCACCCGGGCCTGAAGATCACTCTCCAGGCATCCCGGACTGATACTGCCATACATTTGGCCCTCCTCGGTCAACAGCATAGAGACTCCCTGCTTACGGTAAGCATGACCCTCTACCTTGATCGCTGTTGCGAGCACACAGCGCATTTCACGGGCTGCGATTGTACACAGATCATGCATTTCCATATCGGTCTCCATCCTTTCTAAATTGCATACGTTTCCTTCGATCAGATGCGCTTCATCAATCTCGCAATGCTTTTATCCGACTCACGCAGCACAATACCACGATCAATTGTCTGAATCTTGCGATTCTTTAGTACAATGCTGCCATCGATAATTACGGTGTCCACACAACTACGTGTTGCGGAATAGACCACGCGTGAATAGACATCCGTCTCATAAGAAGGGTACGTGTGAAAATCATCCAGATCCAGCAGTAACATATCTGCCTTTTTGCCCACTTCGAGACTGCCAATTTCCTTCGACAAGCCGAGCACCTCCGCACCACCCATGGTAGCCATGCGCAATACGGTCCGGGCATCCATCACCGTTGGACCATGAGGAATCTTCTGCATCAGCGCTGTGAGGCGCATCTCCTGAAACATATCCAGATTGTTGTTACACGCCGCACCATCAGCCCCGATCCCAACCGCGATCTGACGATTCAGCAGATCCGGAATATCCGCTACTCCGGAGGAAAGCTTCATATTCGATCCAGGACAGTGAGTGACTTTGACTCCGCGCTTGCGGATGATCTCTTTCTCTTCCTCACTCAGCCATACACAGTGGGCCAGCACCAATCTTGGGGTAGCCAGACCAATATGATCGAGGTATACGATGTTACGCATTCCGCGTTCGTGTTCTACCAGTTCGATCTCTCCGCGATTCTCGGAGGCATGGGTGTGGACTTTGACATGATATTTATTGGACAGGTCGCGGACCTCTATCAGCAATTCTTCGGTACACGATACAACAAAGCGTGGACAGAACGCATATTGAATGCGACCTCCGCCAAACCCGTTCCATTTCTCCAGCAGATCCACACTCTGTTGCAGCGAAGTTGCTGTATTCTCACGCAGAGGTTCCGGAACCTCGTCTCCATGATCCATCATCACCTTGCCGGAGATGACCCGGATGCCGCTCTGTGCCATCGCCTGAAACGCCGAGTCCGTGTGATGTACCGTCTCCATATCCAGAATCGTCGTGGTTCCGCTGGAGATCAATTCGCCAAGTCCGAGCATTGCTGAATAATACACGGACTCCTCATCATGCGCTGCTTCCAGCGGCCAGATCCGTTGACGGAGCCAATCCATCAGTTCCAGATCGTCTGCACGTCCACGGAACAAGGTTTGACACAGATGAATATGCGTCTGGATGAAGCCCGGTAGCAGCACTTTGCCGCGAGCATCAATGACCTGGTCAGCCTGAACATCGATATGCGTTGCAATCTCCTTGATTTTGTTATCCTCGATCAACAGATCTCCAATGAACACTTCTTCTTCTGCATTCATCGTCACAAGCTGTGCGCCTTTCAGCAGGATTGTTCCCATGCCAATCTCCCCTATCTGTGTCTGTCTATATAGTACAACTCATACATACTTACACTTGCACTCCGATGACAGACTAACCTTCCGATCGCTGTCTGTTACCATCCAATAGCTATACCATCGCCTCTGGGGTCTGCCGCGCCACTAATCATGCCGTCCTCACGAATGACAATGCCTTGCGACTGTCCCATAATACCGTCCCAAGGTGCTCTCGCTTCAACGTTATGTCCCCACTGGGCAAGGGTTGCACATACATCATCATGATATCGGTTCTCCACACGCATCGTATCGCCTTCTTCGCCCCAGGTACGTCCGTACACCCAACGCGGCAAGCTGATTGCTTCCTGAATGTTCAGCCCGTAATCAAGCACTCCGGTAAGTACCGATAATTGTGTCTGCGGCTGGCCTTCTCCCCCCTGTGTACCCACGAGCATATATGGTTTGCCATCTCGTGTAACAAGGCCCGGCATGAGCGTGTGGAATGAGCGTTTGTTGGGTTCCAGAACGTTGGCATCCCTCGGGTCTAAGGAGAAAAACGACCCCCGGTTCTGCATGATAACCCCCGTATCCCCTGGGACATAGGCTGCACCGAAGTCAAAATACAGGCTTTGAATGAAGGAAACGGCATTGCCTTCGCTATCAACAACCGCTGCATACGCCGTGTCCTGACCTATCGTTTTGGACAAAAACGGCTGTGCCACAGGTGGAGCAGACTGAATCTCATTCCACAATTGGTCTCCGTAATCCTTGGATAACAGATGTTCCAGCGGAATGTCTCTGAAATCCGGGTCCGTCAGATATTGGTCACGATCACGAAACGCCTTTTTTACCACTTCCGCCATCAGATGATAAAATTCCGGTGAGGTACGTGCTACAGAGGACAGATCCGTATGCTCCAGCATATTTAACATCATCAGCATCGAGAATCCCTGCGAGTTTGGCGGCATCTGATAAACTTCATAGCCACGATACCCCGTACTGACCGGTTTCACCCACTCTCCACGATGCCCTGCAAAGTCCGCTGGTGCAAGCATGCCCCCATCCTCACGAATAGCCGAAGTCAGACGATCCGCAAGTTCTCCTGTATAAAAAGTATCTCGCCCTTCCGTCTGAATCAGACGAATGGAGGCAGCAAGATCAGGCTGGATCAGCAGCTCACCTTCCTGCAAAAGTGTACCCAAAGGCGCAAATACCGCTCGCAGCGGTGTATGCCCCATGATGAAATCTTCATCCCTTTCCATCCACAGTCGGAGATTCCGGGATACAGGGCATCCTTTTTCTGCATACTGCGCAGCAGGTTCAAGCAGTTGCTCCCACGGTAACTTACCGTACCGGGACCAAACTTCCCACCAGGCATCGACCATTCCCGGAACCGTGATGGCACTAAGTACACCGCGCTGAGGAATAGCACTCATACCCATCGCTTTGAACGTTTCCGCATGAATGCCCGCGGCTGAGCGGCCACTTCCGTTATAGGCGGTAATCTCACCGCTGGCTCCATCATGAATCAGGAAGAAGGCATCCCCGCCAAGTCCGGTCATATGCGGATATACCACACCCAGCGCTGCACTGACCGCAACAGCAGCGTCATAAGCATTCCCGCCCTGCTGGAGGATGGAGCTTCCCACTGCACTCGCCAGATAATGAGGAGTAGTAACCATGACCTCTCTGGAGATTGGCATCTGATTTAACATAAAGCGCCCTCCTTCCCTGCATACACATCCAATGCCGCCTGCACTGCTTCACCGGCTGGTAATACGTAACGATGACGGAGAAGAACAGCTTCCAGCGCTCCCAGCACATGAAGTACATTCTTGCGTTGGCAGCTGAATCCCATGGTACCGATCCGCCAGATTTGCCCTTTCAACGGGCCAAATGAACTGGCAATCTCAATGCTGAAATCGTTTAGCAACATGCTGCGCACCGACTCACCATCAATCCCTTCCGGAATAGTAATACAGGTGACCACCGGAAGTTTACTGGACATATCCCCGTACAGTTGCAGTCCCATTCCCTGTATTCCAGCGACCAACGCACGTTCATTCACCAGATGTCTCTGGAACCTGGCCTCCAATCCTTCTTGCAGCAGAATACGTAATCCTTCGTGAAGACCGTAGAGCATGGAGGTGGCTTCTGTATGGTGGTTCAGCCTGGCCGAACTCCAGTAATCCTGCAATTGGCTCAGGTCAAAATAATTGCTGGCAATGGTGCGGCCTTCTGCCCGCGCACTGGTTGCGTCTCGGAGTCCGCGTTCAACGGTTTTGCGGCTCATCAGCTTCTGTTCCACACGACTGTTGTACGTGAGAGGTGCCATCCCTGAAGGAACGGACAGGCATTTCTGCGTTCCGCCCATCACCGCATCCAGATACCAGGCATCCGTCTCCACCGGCGTCCCGCCAATGGTTGCTACAGCATCCACAACGAGTAAAATATCAAGGTCGCGACAGGCTTTGCCAATCTCGGCAAGGGGCTGCATCTGACCGGTGGAAGTCTCACCATGAACCATCGCAACCAGACTCGGTTTATGGGCATGGATCGCCTTGATCACCTCTTCCGGATCAAATACCGTTCCCCATTCCGTTTCAAAAAAAACGACCTCTGCACCACAGCGTTCCGAGATTTCAACCAGCAGATGTCCGAATCGTCCGTAGATCGGGACGAGAACTTTGTCACCGGGCTGGATCAGACTGACCAACACAGCTTCAATGCCTGAACGCGATGTGCCATCGACTGGATAACACCACTCGCTATCTGTCATATATAACTCACGCAGCATCGCCATCGTCTCGTTCATCAAGGACGTGAACTCCGGGTCAAACTGCCCGAGGATCGGAAAGGATAATGCTCTGAGTACGCGTGGATCAACCTCAACGGGGCCCGGGGTCATAATGGTCCGCAAGGACGGAGATAACTCTTTATAGTTGGACATCTGCATTCAACTCCCGTAACCGTATTTATAGAGTAGCCGGACCAGAACCCGAAAACCGTGCAGCAGGTCAGCTTCAGCTGTATATTCAAGTGGATTATGACTGATACCGTCCTGACTCGGCACAAAAATCATGGCTGTCGGACAAGCTGGCTGAAAAATCTGCGAATCATGTCCCGCACCACTTGGCATTAGCCAATAGGACAACTGCTCCTGCTCACAGGTATCTTGGATGTCTGAGATCATCTGCGCGTTCATGGGAATGGGTGTGACGGATAGATGCTCTTCCCAATCCAATCCGAGCTGCTGCTCGGCTGCGATACGACTAAATGCCTGGAGCATATCCTGCCAGCAGCGATCAATACTCTCCTGCCGGATATGGCGGATATCCAGTGAAAACACCGCCCGTGCTGCAACCACATTCCCAACACCCGGATCGGCTGTGATTCGCCCAACCGTGGCTACCAGCGGTTCTCCTGCTTCCAATGCGACATTCCTTACGGCAGTAATCATCTCAGCTGCTCCAGCAAGTGCATCTTTGCGCCAGGACATTGGCGTTGTTCCGGCGTGATTTGCTTCTCCGCTGACGGTGATACTGAAACGCTTCTGACCTACAATATCGGATACAACGCCAATCGAATGTCCGAGACGTTCCAGAACCTGACCTTGCTCAATGTGAAGCTCAATAAAGGCACCATATTTTTTTGCGGCCGGTCTATATGCACTATCGGGTCCAAAGCCCGCATCGCGGATCGCTTGTGCAAAGGTAACGCCGTCTTGATCCTTCAGATGCTCTACATCTTGCAGAGACGTTATTCCTGTTATACTGCGTGAACCCCAATATGCAAAAGGGAATCGACTTCCCTCTTCTTCGCATAACGATACCACTTGAAGTGTGCGCTTCGGTGCTCCAAAATGCTTCTGCAAATACTCCAAAGCAAGGACACCCCCCACCACACCGTAAGCACCATCATATTTGCCACCATACACCACAGTATCCATATGTGATCCGGTCACGATCGGTAATTCTTCAGCACCATTCGCTGATCCCTCACCCTCGCCCTTCAGTGTGCCATACAGATTACCGGACTGGTCGAATTCGGGAGAAAGTCCTTTCTCCTGCATCTTGGCTGCGAGGGCATGCTGTGCTTCACACCAAGACGAGTCATACAACAGTCGTGTGACGCCGCCCTGTGCATCCGCACCATATGTCGACAGCCAGTCAAGCATGGCTTGCAGCTCCACCTGTTCCACATTTAGCAAAGGAAGCTGTGCGTTATTGGTACCGGATGACCGGTATACTCCAGACTCCGTCATGGCGTCTCCTCCGTTCCCGCTTCGATGGGAATAGAAGAATAAGCCGCAATGTGTTGCCCGACAGGCACAGGAGATAACCCGGATTCCGAGTTGTAGACGCGCTGACCACGGCAAAATACATCTGCAATCTGACACTTAAAGGTACGTCCCACATAAGGGCTCTGTTTATGCGTGTAGAGCAGATCTTCCGTGTTCAGGGTCGCGCTCTTACCCCAGTCAATCAGAACCAGATCTGCATCCATGCCAATTGCAATCTCCCCTTTATTCTCCAGACCAAGCCTTCTGGCAGGCTGCAGAGAGAGCACTCTTCCGAGCAACGGAAGGTCGATATTTCGCTGAAGATGTCCTTCCTCCAGCATGATTAGCAGTGTGCTTTGTGCCCCGGATATGCCGCCCCAGATTTCAAAGAAGTTATCCGATTGTTTCATGGATGGTGGGCAAGGAGAATGGTCTGAGGCGATAACATCAATCAATCCTGAAGTCAGTGCATCCCATAACTGCTCCTGTTCGGAAGAGCTGCGCAGAGGTGGAGCGCATTTTGCTACAGCACCCAATCGGACCACATCCTTCTCGGTCAGCGTCAGATAATGAGGACATGTCTCTGAAGTTACGTTTTGCCCACGCCGTTTGGCTGCTGCAATCAGATCCAGCGCTTCCCGGGTGCTGATATGCACAAAATGCAGCGCACACCCGGTCTGTTCGCCGTATTTCAACGCTCGGGCAACAGCGACGACTTCAGCTTCCACAGGACGAGACCGGATATAATCCATCGGTTCCGTCTTTCCCTCTGCGATGCTTCTCGTAGCAAGTTCGGCAACGATGCCTTCGTCCTCTGCATGAAGTGCCAGCACACGGTTTAATGTTGCAAGTTCTTTCATCCCGTCCAGCAGGGTATGGTCATCAGCTCTGGCAAAGATGTCCTCCCCATCTCCACCCGGCTCGGACATAAATGCCTTGAATCCCGCAGCCCCCAGCCGTGCCAGTGGAGCAAGTTCATCCCGGTTGCCGGGAACCAAACCTCCCCAGAAAGCAAAATCAACATACGATTGGTCTGCGGCTGCTTTCATTTTCATCTCCCATGCTTCCGGCCTTGTGGTTGGCGGTACGCCGTTAAGCGGCATATCAACATAGGTCGTGATTCCCCCTGCGGCAAGGGCTGCCGAACCCGATCGGAACCCCTCCCAACTGGCGAGTCCGGGTTCATTGAAGTGTACATGAATGTCCACGACACCCGGCATCACTGTAAGCCCCTCAGCTTCTATGATGCAAGTTGCTTCAGCAGCGGTCAGCCGAGTGGACAGTTCCGTAATTTTCTCACCCGTAATGCCAATATCCAGTTGCTCTACCCGATCTTTCAACACCACCCGGGCCCCCCGGATGATGGTATCAAACGTTGTCATGTGGATG
Coding sequences:
- a CDS encoding 5'-deoxyadenosine deaminase; the encoded protein is MGTILLKGAQLVTMNAEEEVFIGDLLIEDNKIKEIATHIDVQADQVIDARGKVLLPGFIQTHIHLCQTLFRGRADDLELMDWLRQRIWPLEAAHDEESVYYSAMLGLGELISSGTTTILDMETVHHTDSAFQAMAQSGIRVISGKVMMDHGDEVPEPLRENTATSLQQSVDLLEKWNGFGGGRIQYAFCPRFVVSCTEELLIEVRDLSNKYHVKVHTHASENRGEIELVEHERGMRNIVYLDHIGLATPRLVLAHCVWLSEEEKEIIRKRGVKVTHCPGSNMKLSSGVADIPDLLNRQIAVGIGADGAACNNNLDMFQEMRLTALMQKIPHGPTVMDARTVLRMATMGGAEVLGLSKEIGSLEVGKKADMLLLDLDDFHTYPSYETDVYSRVVYSATRSCVDTVIIDGSIVLKNRKIQTIDRGIVLRESDKSIARLMKRI
- a CDS encoding FAD binding domain-containing protein → MVTPAYGSGALPSVWQPENLQELQTLRSRLKGICCFTAGGTLLRTQWEGGLIPAPEHMISLARVPEMRGISNRGDEIVIGAMTRLKECASQGLLYQLPILQEAVNGIAAPSIRNVATIGGNIVSGVGDTLTALLVYDAELHWLTDSGIEIRSVSSWLQGGPDGRRNPGDVLISIHIPMRPSSLLDVDSGHKPAAREVSFYRKLGRRETFSASLVTVALYGEIDSDHRWTKIAIAAGGGSGMAMRLLESEQQLLNSEASVMQAATLTTAVTDEFTTYGDAFATEHYRKQTAGNLLGAGLWEALHV
- a CDS encoding pyridoxal-phosphate-dependent aminotransferase family protein; its protein translation is MSNYKELSPSLRTIMTPGPVEVDPRVLRALSFPILGQFDPEFTSLMNETMAMLRELYMTDSEWCYPVDGTSRSGIEAVLVSLIQPGDKVLVPIYGRFGHLLVEISERCGAEVVFFETEWGTVFDPEEVIKAIHAHKPSLVAMVHGETSTGQMQPLAEIGKACRDLDILLVVDAVATIGGTPVETDAWYLDAVMGGTQKCLSVPSGMAPLTYNSRVEQKLMSRKTVERGLRDATSARAEGRTIASNYFDLSQLQDYWSSARLNHHTEATSMLYGLHEGLRILLQEGLEARFQRHLVNERALVAGIQGMGLQLYGDMSSKLPVVTCITIPEGIDGESVRSMLLNDFSIEIASSFGPLKGQIWRIGTMGFSCQRKNVLHVLGALEAVLLRHRYVLPAGEAVQAALDVYAGKEGALC
- the ggt gene encoding gamma-glutamyltransferase — encoded protein: MLNQMPISREVMVTTPHYLASAVGSSILQQGGNAYDAAVAVSAALGVVYPHMTGLGGDAFFLIHDGASGEITAYNGSGRSAAGIHAETFKAMGMSAIPQRGVLSAITVPGMVDAWWEVWSRYGKLPWEQLLEPAAQYAEKGCPVSRNLRLWMERDEDFIMGHTPLRAVFAPLGTLLQEGELLIQPDLAASIRLIQTEGRDTFYTGELADRLTSAIREDGGMLAPADFAGHRGEWVKPVSTGYRGYEVYQMPPNSQGFSMLMMLNMLEHTDLSSVARTSPEFYHLMAEVVKKAFRDRDQYLTDPDFRDIPLEHLLSKDYGDQLWNEIQSAPPVAQPFLSKTIGQDTAYAAVVDSEGNAVSFIQSLYFDFGAAYVPGDTGVIMQNRGSFFSLDPRDANVLEPNKRSFHTLMPGLVTRDGKPYMLVGTQGGEGQPQTQLSVLTGVLDYGLNIQEAISLPRWVYGRTWGEEGDTMRVENRYHDDVCATLAQWGHNVEARAPWDGIMGQSQGIVIREDGMISGAADPRGDGIAIGW
- a CDS encoding molybdopterin cofactor-binding domain-containing protein, which encodes MLLNRKQSGKRWHLRPDGAPKVTGQLQYLTDMTLPDMIHGRVLRSEYPYARILSIDTSEAEALEGVYAVLTSKDVPGLNRFGIATPDQPVFCEDIVRYVGDAIVAVAADSPERAALALDAIRVEYEEFTPLNSTDAALAPGAPELHEHGPGNVLHRTEIKRGDAEQAFATCDHIVTETYYTPRQMHAYMETEGGLFVPDEEGRLNVFAATQHGYKDRMQLARIIGCPEEDIRVVSSPIGGSFGGKDELNVQPYGALLALRCGRPVKMHNSRKESVRAGLKRHPMKIEMQTGMSREGIIQAHRVRITADTGAYATLGAPVLNFCTEHCLGPYAIPNVDVEGVSVYTNNGLSGEFRGFGGNQAIFAMEGQMDRLAAIMNMDPWEFRRRNMREKNDPGPLNQRILVTDGLSQVWEALDRSELWQKHQSSPADPTLPPWIKRGVGAAIAMHGAGLGYGIPDPAGGRLSLNNEGKIEVAFSYEEFGQGLVATLEIMLCDLFQCSTSDLSIIIGDTDRVPHSGSSTASRSTTMAWMALQRLQIPFRSRVLDVASEMSGVPADELVTGPGGIWRKGQLPAETSEVETDVQGTGKSEKEVTLALEGVKQTSAIGNESDQTAESYLGLSQHLVKESVSSGFVVSYAELATQGEADEWIFDTKFDYPTTPDNVVGGHYLYTYAAVAAEVEVNTLTGETKLLDTRHVVAAGPVINPMGYIGQIEGGSVMALGFTLTEDAVMQDSRYVTTNLDTYMIPTIQDIHTNLEVEAIEDLPEGDAFGPRGIGEIGSVALAPAITAAIHQATGVWVNRLPVPREQLVRPLNVPLQEGVSPS
- a CDS encoding XdhC family protein, which produces MEMHDLCTIAAREMRCVLATAIKVEGHAYRKQGVSMLLTEEGQMYGSISPGCLESDLQARVSHVLDTNQMEFAEYDMRPEDDLSWGETIGCGGLVVVLLEPVCGELRSTLQKMHECLQSGAATALTRTFQDDYTRVQYGWKRIEPTEKGHQPVLRPSLVPPHDRVAYYNLTSLQVDVQHSSGNIKHEHTALTQHSRDIPRLTLVPERVPATSNGSHSTTPSGDSQHISEADIPTNDAISTNPWDLPQQLTSQYTPKPRLIIIGAGNDVIPVARLARSAGFRVVVADWRESLCTSERFPETELVLGFPCEIMPLLKVTKGDYLILMSHNFPRERELLEMLVDCEYAYLGIMGSKTRTARLLDGLPPLKYVHSPVGLSIGADGPEQIAISIAAELIACKHKVSSLSSEVGQKGSVAHANDGHSSGSR
- a CDS encoding NTP transferase domain-containing protein translates to MTGIVLAAGKSCRLGRDKLSVVMPDGRSLAAWSLEAALNSELDQVVCVVKPEDSLAWLPVKWIDSATYAYHPTARLRIVVCADYACGMANSLHSGVLSAMEYKPEGILMLLGDQPLLKAKDINRVTTALATHKLCDYVAATDGEGGKPPVAFRSHMFGPLLSLHGDEGARKIMRSANYSGVHVPLSETSFWDADTEPELERILNHVYESGQADYITGED